In Nocardia sputorum, a single genomic region encodes these proteins:
- a CDS encoding LmeA family phospholipid-binding protein yields MRKLIIGLLCLAGFAVVVDFSTAAYSEYRVSRALRDGADLTADPEVTIHGFPFLGQAWDSRYDHVEIRARAKRLDIPGEIALEATLTGVRLPVGELVDGSLRGVPVERVDSRLRVEPTELGRLFAIPDLQVHSRPADKSDGTGGSGGSGMTTTGALVLTGTLPETPGAQYGGEKVSVQADLSLDGDQVKIVATGFYRGPPGTETMPVAVITEADRPAVLARFTRTIDTKELPFGVRPTKVSAQGGQIVVEGKGVNVTIDLDRLQRP; encoded by the coding sequence ATGCGCAAGCTGATCATCGGCCTGCTGTGTCTGGCGGGGTTCGCCGTGGTCGTCGACTTCAGTACCGCGGCCTATTCGGAGTACCGCGTGTCCCGGGCGCTGCGCGACGGCGCCGATCTCACCGCGGATCCCGAGGTGACCATCCACGGCTTCCCCTTTCTCGGCCAGGCATGGGACAGCCGCTACGACCACGTGGAGATCCGGGCGCGCGCGAAGCGTCTGGACATCCCCGGTGAGATCGCGCTGGAGGCCACGCTGACCGGGGTGCGGCTGCCGGTCGGCGAATTGGTCGACGGCAGTCTGCGCGGGGTTCCCGTGGAGCGGGTCGACAGCCGGTTGCGCGTGGAGCCGACCGAACTCGGCAGGCTGTTCGCCATCCCCGATCTGCAGGTGCATTCGCGTCCCGCCGACAAGTCCGACGGGACCGGCGGCTCGGGCGGGTCGGGGATGACCACCACCGGCGCGCTGGTGCTCACCGGCACCCTGCCGGAGACGCCGGGCGCACAGTACGGCGGCGAGAAGGTCAGTGTGCAGGCCGACCTTTCGCTCGACGGCGACCAGGTGAAAATCGTGGCGACCGGCTTCTATCGCGGCCCGCCCGGCACCGAGACCATGCCTGTGGCGGTGATCACCGAGGCCGATCGGCCCGCGGTGCTCGCCCGGTTCACCCGTACCATCGACACCAAGGAGTTGCCGTTCGGTGTCCGGCCCACCAAGGTCTCCGCCCAGGGCGGTCAGATCGTCGTGGAGGGCAAGGGCGTGAACGTCACGATCGACCTAGACCGATTGCAGCGACCATGA
- a CDS encoding winged helix-turn-helix transcriptional regulator yields the protein MELLLLTSDPNPESVLPSLALLAHNVRPAPTEVASLLEAGSADVALVDARTDLAAARGLCRLLGSTGSSVPVVAVLTEGGLVAVNADWGLDDILLPGTGPAELDARLRLLVGRNGGVASPENTGKITLGELVIDEGTYTARLRGRPLDLTYKEFELLKYLAQHAGRVFTRAQLLQEVWGYDFFGGTRTVDVHVRRLRAKLGTEYESLIGTVRNVGYKAVRPSRASAKGEPVSFPEDDNEGTDDSPLTPVNGSAQ from the coding sequence GTGGAGCTGCTCCTGCTTACCTCCGACCCCAACCCCGAGTCGGTGTTGCCTTCGCTCGCCTTGCTCGCGCACAACGTGCGCCCGGCGCCCACCGAAGTGGCTTCGCTGCTCGAGGCAGGCAGCGCGGACGTCGCGCTGGTGGACGCGAGGACCGACCTGGCCGCGGCCCGCGGCCTGTGCCGCCTGCTCGGCAGCACCGGATCCTCGGTGCCGGTAGTCGCGGTGCTCACCGAAGGCGGCCTGGTCGCGGTGAACGCGGACTGGGGACTCGACGACATCCTGCTGCCCGGTACCGGCCCCGCCGAGCTCGACGCCAGGCTGCGGCTGCTGGTCGGGCGCAACGGCGGTGTGGCGAGCCCGGAGAACACCGGCAAGATCACGCTCGGCGAGCTGGTGATCGACGAGGGCACCTACACCGCGCGGTTGCGTGGGCGCCCGCTCGATCTCACCTACAAAGAATTCGAGCTGCTGAAGTATCTCGCGCAGCACGCGGGCCGCGTGTTCACCCGCGCGCAACTGCTGCAGGAGGTATGGGGCTACGACTTCTTCGGCGGGACCCGCACCGTGGACGTGCACGTGCGGCGGTTGCGCGCCAAGCTCGGCACTGAATACGAGTCGCTGATCGGCACCGTGCGCAATGTCGGTTACAAAGCCGTGCGCCCGTCGCGGGCGTCGGCCAAGGGGGAGCCGGTGAGCTTTCCGGAAGACGACAACGAGGGCACCGACGATTCGCCGCTCACGCCGGTCAACGGCTCCGCCCAGTAA